One stretch of Pseudomonas fragi DNA includes these proteins:
- a CDS encoding quinone-dependent dihydroorotate dehydrogenase, whose protein sequence is MYNLARQLLFKLSPETSHDLSLDLIGAGGRLGLNGLLCKAPARLPVKVMGLEFPNPVGLAAGLDKNGAAIDGFAQLGFGFVEIGTVTPRPQPGNPKPRIFRLPEAQAIINRMGFNNLGVDHLLTRVQAARYSGILGINIGKNFDTPVERAVDDYLICLDKVYEHASYVTVNVSSPNTPGLRSLQFGDSLKQLLEALQVRQNELTQRHGKRVPLAIKIAPDMTDEETVLVAQALLETGMDAVIATNTTLSRVGVEGMEHGDEAGGLSGAPVREKSTHTVKVLAGELAGRMPIIAAGGITEGKHAAEKIAAGASLVQIYSGFIYKGPALIRESVDAISALPR, encoded by the coding sequence ATGTATAACCTGGCCCGCCAGTTGCTCTTCAAACTTTCCCCTGAAACCTCCCACGACCTGTCCCTGGACTTGATCGGCGCAGGTGGCCGTCTTGGGCTTAACGGTTTGTTGTGCAAGGCGCCGGCAAGGCTGCCAGTGAAGGTGATGGGGCTGGAATTTCCGAACCCGGTCGGTCTGGCCGCGGGGCTGGACAAAAATGGTGCGGCCATTGATGGCTTTGCACAGCTGGGTTTTGGCTTCGTTGAGATCGGCACCGTGACGCCGCGTCCTCAGCCGGGCAACCCCAAGCCACGTATTTTCCGACTGCCTGAAGCACAAGCGATCATCAACCGCATGGGGTTCAACAACCTTGGCGTTGATCATCTGCTGACGCGGGTTCAGGCAGCCAGGTACAGCGGTATCCTGGGTATCAATATCGGCAAGAACTTCGACACGCCGGTTGAGCGTGCGGTCGATGACTACCTGATTTGCCTGGACAAGGTGTATGAGCACGCCAGCTATGTGACTGTAAACGTCAGCTCGCCCAACACTCCAGGTTTGCGCAGCCTGCAATTCGGTGATTCGCTCAAGCAATTGCTCGAAGCCCTACAGGTGCGTCAGAACGAACTGACACAGCGCCACGGCAAGCGCGTACCGCTGGCGATCAAGATCGCCCCTGACATGACCGACGAAGAAACCGTGCTCGTGGCTCAGGCGCTGCTTGAGACGGGTATGGACGCGGTTATCGCCACCAACACAACACTGAGCCGGGTGGGTGTGGAAGGGATGGAGCATGGCGACGAGGCGGGTGGGCTGTCCGGTGCCCCGGTACGCGAGAAAAGCACTCACACCGTCAAGGTTCTGGCTGGCGAGCTGGCGGGTCGCATGCCGATCATCGCTGCAGGCGGGATCACCGAAGGCAAGCACGCGGCTGAGAAGATCGCTGCGGGTGCCAGCCTGGTACAGATCTACTCGGGCTTTATCTACAAGGGCCCGGCCTTGATTCGTGAGTCGGTCGACGCCATTTCTGCCTTGCCACGTTGA
- the rmf gene encoding ribosome modulation factor has translation MRRLKRDPLEKAFLRGYQYGVTGKSRELCPFTLPSVRQAWINGWREGRGDNWDGMTGTAGIHRLNELHAVG, from the coding sequence ATGAGAAGACTTAAGCGTGATCCGTTGGAAAAAGCGTTCCTACGCGGATATCAATACGGTGTTACTGGAAAATCCCGCGAGCTTTGCCCTTTTACTCTACCGTCGGTACGCCAAGCCTGGATTAACGGCTGGCGCGAAGGACGCGGCGACAACTGGGACGGTATGACTGGCACTGCGGGCATCCACAGACTCAACGAACTTCACGCCGTCGGCTAA
- the rlmKL gene encoding bifunctional 23S rRNA (guanine(2069)-N(7))-methyltransferase RlmK/23S rRNA (guanine(2445)-N(2))-methyltransferase RlmL, which produces MSDRYELFLTCPKGLEGLLLDEATGLGLEEAREHTSAIRGMADMETAYRLCLWSRLANRVLLVLKRFPMKDAEDLYHGVLDVDWQDHMVPDGTLAVEFSGHGSGIDNTHFGALKVKDAIVDKLRTPSGERPSIDKISPDMRIHLRLDRGEAILSLDLSGSSLHQRGYRLQQGAAPLKENLAAAILIRAGWPRMAAEGAALADPMCGVGTFLVEGAMIAADMAPNLNRIHWGFDAWLGHIPAIWKKLHDEATERAEIGMAKPPLWIRGYEADPRLIQPARNNIERAGLSHWIKIYQGEVATFEPRPDQNQKGLVICNPPYGERLGDEASLLYLYQNLGERLRQACLNWEAAVFTGAPDLGKRMGIRSHKQYSFWNGALPCKLLLIKVVPDQFVTGERRTPEQRQAEREQAESDLPSNIEAPTKYEKFNKNGNPIKPAPVVIEQPRLSEGGQMFANRLQKNLKALGKWVKREGIDCYRVYDADMPEYSMAIDLYHDWVHVQEYAAPKSIDPVKASERMFDALAAIPQALNVDKSRVIVKRRERQSGTKQYERQSAQGKFTEVNEGGVKLLVNLTDYLDTGLFLDHRPMRMRIQKEAAGKRFLNLYCYTATASVHAAKGGARSTTSVDLSKTYLDWARRNLSLNGFSDKNRLEQSDVMVWLDACREEYDLIFIDPPTFSNSKRMEGIFDVQRDHVQLLDLAMARLAPGGVLYFSNNFRKFILDEHLEARYSVEEITASTIDPDFARNSKIHRAWKIMAR; this is translated from the coding sequence ATGTCGGATCGTTACGAACTCTTCCTTACCTGCCCCAAAGGCCTTGAAGGCCTGCTCCTCGACGAGGCCACCGGCCTAGGCCTGGAGGAAGCCCGCGAGCATACCTCGGCCATTCGAGGCATGGCGGATATGGAAACTGCCTACCGCCTGTGTCTGTGGTCGCGTCTTGCCAACCGTGTGCTGCTAGTGCTCAAGCGTTTCCCGATGAAGGACGCTGAAGACCTGTACCACGGTGTGCTGGACGTTGACTGGCAAGACCATATGGTCCCGGATGGCACCCTGGCCGTTGAGTTCAGTGGTCACGGTTCGGGTATCGACAACACCCACTTCGGTGCGTTGAAGGTAAAGGACGCCATCGTCGACAAACTGCGCACGCCAAGCGGCGAGCGTCCTTCGATCGACAAGATCAGCCCGGACATGCGCATCCACCTGCGCCTGGACCGTGGCGAAGCCATTCTGTCGCTGGACCTGTCGGGCAGCAGCCTGCACCAGCGTGGCTACCGTCTGCAGCAGGGTGCAGCCCCGCTGAAGGAAAACCTCGCGGCAGCCATCCTTATTCGTGCGGGCTGGCCACGTATGGCCGCCGAAGGCGCTGCCCTGGCTGACCCGATGTGCGGTGTGGGTACGTTCCTCGTCGAAGGTGCAATGATTGCCGCCGATATGGCACCGAACCTCAATCGTATCCATTGGGGTTTCGATGCCTGGCTCGGTCACATTCCGGCCATCTGGAAAAAACTCCACGACGAAGCCACCGAGCGCGCCGAGATCGGCATGGCCAAGCCACCGCTGTGGATTCGTGGTTATGAAGCCGATCCGCGCCTGATCCAGCCAGCGCGCAACAATATCGAGCGTGCGGGCCTGAGCCACTGGATCAAGATTTACCAGGGCGAAGTCGCGACCTTCGAGCCACGCCCGGACCAGAACCAGAAAGGCCTGGTGATCTGTAACCCGCCCTACGGCGAGCGTCTGGGTGATGAGGCGAGCCTGCTCTACCTCTACCAGAACCTCGGCGAACGCCTGCGTCAGGCCTGTCTGAACTGGGAGGCGGCGGTATTTACCGGTGCTCCGGACCTGGGCAAGCGCATGGGTATCCGTAGCCACAAGCAGTATTCGTTCTGGAACGGCGCCTTGCCGTGCAAGCTGTTGTTGATCAAGGTGGTGCCGGATCAGTTCGTGACTGGCGAGCGTCGTACTCCCGAGCAGCGTCAGGCTGAGCGCGAGCAGGCTGAGTCCGATCTGCCTTCCAACATCGAAGCGCCGACCAAGTACGAGAAGTTCAACAAGAACGGCAACCCGATCAAGCCGGCCCCGGTGGTGATCGAGCAGCCGCGCTTGAGCGAAGGCGGGCAGATGTTTGCCAATCGCCTGCAAAAGAACCTCAAGGCCCTGGGCAAGTGGGTCAAGCGCGAAGGCATCGATTGCTACCGTGTCTACGACGCCGACATGCCTGAGTACTCGATGGCTATCGACCTGTATCACGACTGGGTTCACGTCCAGGAGTACGCGGCACCCAAGTCCATCGATCCGGTGAAAGCTTCGGAGCGTATGTTCGATGCATTGGCGGCCATCCCGCAGGCACTGAACGTCGACAAGAGCCGGGTGATCGTCAAGCGCCGCGAGCGTCAGAGCGGTACCAAGCAGTACGAGCGTCAGAGTGCCCAGGGCAAGTTCACCGAGGTCAATGAAGGCGGCGTCAAGCTGCTGGTCAACCTCACTGACTACCTGGACACCGGTCTGTTCCTGGACCACCGCCCGATGCGCATGCGCATCCAGAAAGAAGCCGCGGGCAAGCGCTTCCTCAATCTGTACTGCTACACCGCAACGGCCAGTGTGCATGCAGCCAAGGGCGGCGCGCGCAGCACCACCAGCGTTGACCTGTCGAAAACTTATCTGGACTGGGCGCGTCGCAACCTGTCCCTGAACGGTTTCTCGGACAAGAACCGTCTGGAGCAGAGTGATGTGATGGTGTGGCTGGATGCCTGCCGCGAAGAGTACGACCTGATCTTTATCGATCCGCCGACTTTCTCCAACTCCAAGCGCATGGAAGGTATCTTCGATGTGCAGCGCGATCACGTGCAATTGCTGGATCTGGCCATGGCCCGTCTGGCGCCGGGTGGCGTGCTGTACTTCTCGAACAACTTCCGCAAGTTCATTCTTGATGAGCATCTGGAAGCGCGTTATTCGGTCGAAGAAATCACTGCCAGCACCATCGACCCGGACTTTGCCCGCAACAGCAAAATCCACCGTGCCTGGAAAATCATGGCGCGCTGA
- the dacB gene encoding D-alanyl-D-alanine carboxypeptidase/D-alanyl-D-alanine-endopeptidase, with protein MIKSLRPLFLASFFLPLAFGANAAPVNTTLTPKVQQALKTNKLGDDALSLVLLPLSGPGIPTVYNADVSMNPASTMKLVTTYAALEMLGPTHQWKTEFYTDGTLNNGILQGNLYLKGGGDPKLNMEKLWLLMRDLRANGVQQVTGDLVLDRNFFDQPQLPVFNDDGNDKNKPFLVKPDSLMVNLKALRFVARNDGGKVLISVEPPIASIKIDNQVKAVNAKQCTGDVRYNPVTQADGSVIVTVSGQLADGCNSQTYLSLLDHATYTAGAVRAIWKELGGSIQGQDRQASVPKGAKLLARAFSPDLAEIIRDINKYSNNTMAQQLFLSLGAQFRNDADGDDAKAAQRVVRQWLAKKGITAPHLVMENGSGLSRAERVSAREMAQMLQAAWKSPYAAEFISSMPIAGKDGTMRKRLKTTAMNGQAHIKTGTLNTVRAISGFSRDSNGNTWAVVAILNDPRPWGASAILDQVLLDLYRQPQVPNTAVSIAQ; from the coding sequence ATGATCAAATCTTTACGGCCTCTGTTTCTCGCCAGCTTTTTTCTGCCACTGGCTTTCGGCGCCAACGCCGCCCCCGTCAATACCACCCTCACACCAAAAGTTCAGCAAGCGCTTAAAACCAACAAGCTGGGCGACGACGCCTTGTCCCTGGTGCTGCTGCCTCTCAGCGGCCCCGGGATTCCAACCGTTTACAACGCCGACGTGTCCATGAACCCGGCCTCCACCATGAAACTGGTGACCACCTACGCGGCCCTGGAAATGCTCGGCCCGACCCATCAGTGGAAAACCGAGTTCTACACTGACGGCACGCTCAACAACGGCATCCTGCAAGGCAACCTGTACCTCAAGGGCGGCGGCGACCCCAAGCTCAACATGGAAAAACTCTGGCTATTGATGCGCGACCTGCGCGCCAATGGCGTGCAGCAGGTGACCGGCGACCTGGTGCTTGACCGCAACTTCTTCGATCAGCCGCAACTGCCGGTGTTCAACGATGACGGCAATGACAAGAACAAGCCCTTCCTGGTCAAGCCCGACTCGTTGATGGTCAACCTCAAGGCCCTGCGCTTCGTGGCCCGCAACGATGGCGGCAAAGTCCTGATCTCGGTTGAACCACCGATTGCCAGCATCAAGATCGATAACCAGGTCAAAGCCGTCAACGCCAAGCAATGCACCGGCGATGTGCGCTACAACCCGGTCACACAAGCAGACGGCTCGGTGATTGTCACCGTCAGCGGGCAACTGGCTGATGGCTGCAACTCGCAGACTTATCTGTCCCTGCTTGATCACGCGACCTACACCGCTGGCGCCGTACGCGCCATCTGGAAAGAGCTGGGTGGCAGCATCCAGGGCCAGGACCGCCAGGCCAGCGTGCCAAAAGGTGCCAAGTTGCTGGCACGCGCGTTCTCGCCTGACCTGGCCGAGATCATTCGCGACATCAACAAGTACAGTAACAACACCATGGCCCAGCAGTTGTTCCTGAGCCTGGGCGCGCAGTTTCGCAATGACGCCGACGGTGACGACGCCAAAGCCGCACAGCGCGTAGTGCGCCAGTGGCTGGCGAAAAAAGGCATCACTGCGCCGCACCTGGTCATGGAAAACGGCTCCGGCCTGTCCCGTGCAGAGCGCGTCAGCGCACGGGAAATGGCGCAAATGCTCCAGGCAGCCTGGAAAAGCCCCTACGCTGCCGAGTTCATCAGTTCCATGCCCATTGCCGGCAAGGACGGCACCATGCGCAAACGCCTGAAAACCACGGCCATGAACGGCCAGGCGCATATCAAGACCGGCACCCTGAATACCGTGCGGGCCATTTCCGGTTTTAGCCGCGACAGCAACGGCAACACCTGGGCAGTGGTCGCCATCCTCAACGACCCTCGCCCGTGGGGTGCCTCGGCAATTCTCGACCAGGTGCTGCTCGACCTGTATCGCCAGCCGCAAGTCCCTAACACTGCGGTATCCATCGCTCAGTAG
- a CDS encoding YggL family protein, whose product MATNRSQRLRKKLCVDEFQELGFELNLDFKEDLSEEAIDAFLAAFLAEAMEANGLGYVGGDDYGLVCLQKRGSVSEEQRAAVEAWLKARPELTTVEVSPLLDVWYPEKEINPVA is encoded by the coding sequence ATGGCTACTAATCGTTCCCAGCGTCTGCGCAAAAAACTGTGCGTTGATGAATTTCAGGAGTTGGGTTTTGAGCTGAACCTGGATTTCAAAGAAGACCTGTCGGAAGAGGCTATCGATGCATTCCTGGCAGCTTTCCTGGCAGAAGCCATGGAAGCCAACGGTCTGGGTTATGTTGGCGGCGACGACTACGGTCTGGTTTGCCTGCAGAAGCGCGGCTCGGTCAGCGAAGAACAGCGTGCAGCTGTTGAAGCCTGGCTCAAGGCGCGTCCAGAGCTGACCACCGTTGAAGTCAGCCCGCTGCTGGACGTGTGGTACCCGGAAAAAGAAATCAATCCGGTAGCCTGA
- a CDS encoding fatty acid desaturase, with protein MSYYFDSAQQRDIQALSLTFTGRTQWPTWFLLLAVPAAWFALLLGSPLLGAGWTIVLLIPVVVLWMSVQHELLHGHPTRFNGLNKVLGYAPFALWYPYTLYRDSHLQHHRDHDLTLPGIDPESRYMTQAHWQGSSKLLRGLLWLNKTVPGRLLVGPPLALYGMAREELQRLRSGDRQAWCMWLTHGFFTLLMFAFIAYCSELAVWQYVFLVTVPVLSVGMVRSFYEHRPAVRPEQRTVLNEAGWPWTWLFLNLNLHLVHHDLPSLPWFYLPRVYRARRAQWQQRSGGFLVQGYGELIRRHAVQAIDSPQHPFS; from the coding sequence ATGTCGTATTACTTCGATAGCGCCCAGCAACGGGACATCCAGGCCTTGTCCCTTACCTTCACCGGTCGAACCCAGTGGCCTACCTGGTTTTTGCTGCTTGCCGTACCCGCTGCCTGGTTCGCCTTGCTGCTGGGCAGTCCGCTGCTCGGCGCGGGCTGGACGATTGTGCTGCTGATTCCGGTGGTTGTGTTATGGATGTCGGTGCAGCACGAACTGCTGCATGGCCATCCCACCCGTTTCAATGGCCTTAACAAAGTGCTGGGCTACGCCCCGTTTGCCCTGTGGTATCCCTACACTCTGTATCGCGACAGCCATTTGCAGCATCACCGCGATCATGACCTGACCCTTCCCGGTATCGACCCCGAAAGCCGCTATATGACTCAGGCTCACTGGCAAGGCAGTTCGAAACTGTTGCGCGGTCTGCTCTGGCTGAACAAAACGGTGCCCGGCCGCTTGCTGGTGGGGCCGCCCCTGGCGTTGTACGGTATGGCCAGAGAAGAGCTGCAACGCCTGCGCAGTGGCGACCGGCAAGCCTGGTGTATGTGGCTGACCCACGGTTTTTTTACCCTGCTGATGTTTGCCTTTATTGCGTACTGCAGCGAACTGGCCGTTTGGCAGTATGTGTTTCTGGTCACCGTACCGGTTTTGTCAGTGGGCATGGTCCGTTCCTTTTATGAGCACCGCCCCGCAGTCCGGCCGGAACAGCGAACGGTACTCAATGAAGCCGGTTGGCCCTGGACCTGGCTGTTCCTGAACCTCAATTTGCATCTGGTGCACCATGATTTACCGAGTTTGCCGTGGTTTTACCTGCCCAGGGTCTACCGGGCGCGGCGCGCGCAGTGGCAGCAACGCAGTGGTGGTTTCCTGGTGCAAGGCTACGGTGAGCTGATTCGTCGTCACGCGGTGCAGGCGATTGATAGCCCGCAGCATCCGTTCAGTTAA
- a CDS encoding phosphate/phosphite/phosphonate ABC transporter substrate-binding protein gives MSGRYAELAMYVAPQQVSQANEQWLTRILELLQQPRGDARGLDSLALWRSAHLLLSQTCGYPLLTQLRGQVQVIGRPQYEWPDSSGGEHCSVIVSRDADPRRDLGAFAGSRGVINDLHSNSGMNLLRHRLAPLQRGGRFFASVAVSGAHRQSLRWVREGWADLAAIDSVTFAYLARYAPAEVAGLRVVARTASSPTLPYITALNAGPDGAERIRQAMNTALLQLPEVAATLGLREVLPASEANYLKVLDYRQEATEFGYGVLQ, from the coding sequence ATGTCTGGCCGTTATGCCGAATTGGCAATGTATGTAGCCCCCCAGCAAGTCAGCCAGGCCAATGAGCAGTGGTTGACCCGCATTCTCGAGCTGTTGCAGCAACCGCGTGGTGATGCCCGGGGCCTGGATTCACTGGCGCTGTGGCGGTCTGCGCACCTGTTGCTCAGCCAGACCTGCGGCTACCCGCTGTTGACCCAGTTGCGCGGGCAGGTGCAAGTGATCGGTCGCCCGCAGTACGAATGGCCTGACAGCAGTGGCGGTGAGCATTGCAGTGTGATTGTCAGCCGTGATGCAGACCCGCGCCGCGATCTGGGCGCTTTTGCGGGCAGCCGCGGGGTGATCAATGATCTGCACTCCAACAGCGGCATGAATCTGTTGCGCCATCGCCTTGCGCCCCTGCAGCGCGGCGGGCGCTTTTTTGCCTCAGTGGCCGTTAGCGGGGCGCACCGGCAAAGCCTGCGCTGGGTGCGTGAAGGCTGGGCAGACCTGGCCGCCATCGACAGCGTGACCTTTGCCTACCTGGCCCGTTATGCCCCGGCAGAAGTTGCCGGGCTGCGGGTTGTGGCGCGTACGGCCTCCAGCCCGACCCTGCCTTACATCACTGCCCTCAATGCCGGACCTGACGGCGCTGAGCGGATTCGCCAGGCAATGAATACTGCCTTGCTGCAATTACCCGAGGTCGCTGCAACCCTGGGGCTGCGGGAAGTTTTACCCGCCAGCGAAGCAAACTATCTGAAGGTTCTCGATTATCGGCAGGAGGCGACTGAATTCGGGTATGGGGTGTTGCAGTAA
- a CDS encoding sigma-70 family RNA polymerase sigma factor, protein MSGADFAHRDHVSQLYRTHYLWLHARLCRYLDSSSYAEDIAADTFAQLLSAPQSLVIREPRALLTTIARRLIFQLWRRRDVERAYLMSVQQQEPLHSPSPETLAQALQALQVIDARLDGLPDKVKETFVLSRVNGLTYPEIAQQLGISRRSVSHYMVRALKRCAIAQSPYRPSITRESP, encoded by the coding sequence ATGTCCGGCGCCGACTTCGCTCACCGCGATCATGTGAGCCAGCTTTATCGCACCCACTATTTGTGGCTGCATGCACGATTGTGCCGTTACCTCGATTCCAGCAGCTACGCTGAAGACATTGCAGCCGATACGTTTGCCCAGCTTTTAAGTGCCCCTCAAAGCCTGGTCATTCGTGAACCGCGTGCGCTGTTGACGACTATCGCCCGGCGTTTGATCTTTCAACTGTGGCGTCGCCGGGATGTGGAGCGGGCCTATCTGATGAGCGTGCAACAGCAAGAACCCCTGCATTCACCCTCGCCAGAAACACTGGCCCAGGCCCTCCAGGCCCTGCAAGTGATTGACGCCCGGCTTGATGGTTTGCCCGACAAGGTCAAGGAAACCTTCGTGCTGTCACGGGTCAATGGCCTGACCTACCCCGAAATTGCCCAACAACTGGGAATTTCCCGGCGCAGCGTCAGTCACTACATGGTTCGTGCACTCAAGCGCTGCGCCATTGCGCAATCACCCTACCGCCCCTCCATAACAAGAGAATCCCCATGA
- a CDS encoding ABC transporter substrate-binding protein, with protein sequence MSNLKKWLGGPLLAVALVAQPVLAEQKTPVHFGDITWESGSLITEVLRLITEKGYDVATDTLPGSTVSLEAALAKNDIQVIGEEWAGRSPVWIKAEAEGKVQGLGDIVKNASEGWWVPEYVIKGDPEKGIKPVAPDLKSVNDLARYKDVFRDQEDPSRGRFLNSPTGWTSEIVNSQKLKAYGLDKDFVNFRTGSGAALDAEVSSSIKRGKPVLFYYWSPTPLIGRYKLIKLEEPAFDAEAWKTLADVNNPNPKGTRSLPAKLAIGVSTPFSQQYPQLVEFYQKVDFPIDLLNTTLAQMSEKRTEPRKAAQAFLREQPQIWHAWVTPEAAAKVDAALKAN encoded by the coding sequence ATGAGTAACTTGAAAAAATGGCTCGGTGGGCCGCTGTTGGCCGTGGCCCTTGTCGCTCAGCCAGTACTGGCCGAGCAGAAAACCCCGGTTCACTTCGGTGATATCACCTGGGAAAGCGGCAGCCTGATTACCGAAGTACTACGCCTTATTACCGAAAAAGGCTACGACGTGGCTACGGACACACTGCCGGGCAGCACGGTCAGCCTGGAAGCCGCACTGGCCAAAAACGATATCCAGGTGATTGGAGAAGAGTGGGCAGGGCGTAGCCCGGTGTGGATCAAGGCCGAAGCCGAAGGCAAGGTGCAGGGCCTGGGCGATATCGTCAAGAACGCCAGTGAAGGCTGGTGGGTGCCGGAATATGTGATCAAAGGCGACCCGGAAAAAGGCATCAAGCCAGTGGCGCCGGACTTGAAGTCTGTCAACGATCTGGCGCGCTACAAAGATGTTTTCCGTGATCAGGAAGACCCGTCTCGCGGTCGCTTTCTGAACAGTCCTACTGGCTGGACCTCTGAAATCGTCAATAGCCAGAAGCTCAAGGCCTACGGCCTGGACAAGGACTTCGTGAACTTCCGTACCGGCTCCGGCGCGGCGCTGGATGCCGAGGTCAGTTCATCAATCAAGCGTGGCAAACCGGTGTTGTTCTACTACTGGTCGCCCACCCCGCTGATTGGCCGTTACAAGCTGATCAAGCTCGAAGAGCCTGCCTTTGATGCCGAAGCCTGGAAAACCCTGGCCGACGTCAATAACCCAAACCCCAAGGGCACTCGTTCGTTGCCGGCGAAACTGGCCATCGGCGTGTCGACGCCGTTCAGCCAGCAATACCCGCAACTGGTCGAGTTCTACCAGAAGGTCGATTTCCCCATCGATCTGCTGAACACCACCCTGGCGCAGATGAGCGAAAAACGCACCGAGCCGCGCAAGGCCGCGCAGGCCTTTTTGCGTGAGCAACCGCAGATCTGGCACGCCTGGGTCACTCCAGAAGCTGCGGCCAAGGTCGATGCGGCGCTTAAAGCGAATTAA
- a CDS encoding ABC transporter permease, translating into MFPDNLTFSIAGWVNDGVDALVSNYGDVFRHISDTLLWAIVNLENLLRLTPWWLMLAIVGVIAWHATRKVVSTLLLVGLLFLVGAVGLWDKLMQTLALMMVATVISVLLGIPLGILAARNNRLRSLLMPLLDIMQTMPSFVYLIPVLMLFGLGKVPAIFATVIYAVPPLIRLTDLGLRQVDREVMEAINAFGATPWQQLFGVQLPLAMPSIMAGINQTTMMALSMVVIASMIGARGLGEDVLVGIQTLNVGKGLEAGLAIVILAVVIDRITQAYGRPRHGDQK; encoded by the coding sequence ATGTTTCCTGACAATCTGACGTTTTCCATCGCAGGATGGGTCAACGACGGGGTTGATGCGCTGGTCAGCAACTACGGCGATGTGTTTCGGCACATCTCCGACACGTTGCTGTGGGCCATCGTCAACCTTGAAAACCTGCTGCGCCTGACCCCCTGGTGGCTGATGCTGGCCATCGTCGGGGTGATTGCCTGGCATGCCACGCGCAAAGTCGTCAGCACCTTGCTGCTCGTCGGCCTGCTATTTCTGGTCGGGGCTGTCGGGCTGTGGGACAAGCTCATGCAAACCCTGGCATTGATGATGGTAGCCACGGTCATTTCGGTGCTGTTGGGCATCCCCCTGGGGATCCTCGCCGCCCGCAACAACCGCCTGCGCTCGCTGCTGATGCCGCTGCTGGACATCATGCAGACCATGCCCAGCTTCGTGTACCTGATCCCGGTGCTGATGCTGTTTGGCCTGGGCAAGGTGCCAGCGATTTTTGCCACTGTGATCTATGCGGTGCCACCGCTGATCCGCCTGACCGACCTGGGCCTGCGCCAGGTTGACCGCGAGGTCATGGAGGCCATCAACGCCTTTGGCGCCACGCCTTGGCAGCAGTTGTTCGGCGTGCAATTGCCGCTGGCCATGCCGAGCATCATGGCCGGGATCAACCAGACCACCATGATGGCGCTGTCGATGGTGGTGATTGCCTCGATGATCGGCGCCCGAGGCCTGGGCGAGGATGTGCTGGTGGGCATCCAGACCCTCAACGTGGGCAAGGGCCTGGAGGCCGGGCTGGCGATCGTGATTCTGGCGGTGGTCATCGACCGTATTACCCAGGCCTATGGCCGCCCGCGGCACGGGGATCAGAAATGA
- a CDS encoding quaternary amine ABC transporter ATP-binding protein, giving the protein MSVNKIEVRNVFKVFGNREKDVLAMIRAGKSKEQVLAETGCVVGINDLSLSIAAGEVFVIMGLSGSGKSTLVRHLNRLIDPSSGQILVDGEDILEYDMPALRHFRRHKISMVFQNFGLLPHRNVLDNVAYGLKVRGESTAQCQARARHWITVVGLQGYEQAFIHQLSGGMRQRVGLARALATDTDIILMDEAFSALDPLIRAEMQDQLLELQRTLQKTIVFITHDLDEALRIGNRIAVLKDGQLIQVGTPHEILHAPADDYVDRFVQRRRTSA; this is encoded by the coding sequence ATGAGCGTCAACAAAATAGAAGTGCGCAACGTGTTCAAGGTGTTCGGCAATCGTGAAAAAGACGTGCTGGCCATGATCCGCGCAGGCAAGAGCAAGGAGCAGGTGCTGGCCGAAACCGGCTGCGTGGTGGGCATCAACGATTTGTCGCTGTCGATCGCGGCCGGGGAGGTGTTCGTCATCATGGGCTTGTCCGGTTCGGGCAAGTCCACGCTGGTACGTCATCTCAATCGCCTGATCGACCCCAGCAGCGGGCAGATCCTGGTGGACGGTGAAGATATCCTGGAATACGACATGCCGGCCCTGCGCCATTTTCGCCGGCACAAGATCAGCATGGTGTTTCAGAACTTTGGCCTGTTGCCGCACCGCAACGTGCTGGATAACGTCGCCTATGGTTTGAAAGTGCGCGGCGAGAGCACGGCGCAATGCCAGGCGCGGGCTCGCCACTGGATTACAGTGGTCGGCCTGCAGGGGTACGAGCAGGCCTTTATTCATCAGCTGTCGGGCGGCATGCGCCAGCGTGTCGGCCTGGCGCGGGCATTGGCCACCGACACCGATATTATCCTGATGGATGAGGCTTTCAGCGCCCTCGACCCGTTGATCCGCGCCGAGATGCAGGACCAGTTGCTCGAACTGCAGCGTACCCTGCAAAAAACCATCGTGTTTATCACCCATGACCTGGACGAGGCATTGCGCATCGGCAATCGCATCGCCGTGCTCAAGGATGGCCAGTTGATCCAGGTGGGTACCCCCCACGAGATCCTGCATGCGCCGGCGGATGATTACGTCGACCGCTTTGTCCAGCGTCGGCGTACCAGCGCCTAG